Part of the Artemia franciscana unplaced genomic scaffold, ASM3288406v1 Scaffold_1417, whole genome shotgun sequence genome is shown below.
AGGTGACcaagataattaaaaataactcatgtatacataatgaaaaagaaaatacttctgTTAATCACGTTTTATCACTCGGTGGTCATACCATAATCTCAACATAAAAAGTATTGAAATTAGCTGACCAAATGTATTTGGCTGAtcttaacaatttttgaaagtgAAAGCTTATCATATCTATAGATTAAAATGATTGTTTGATTTTCAGCTAAAGCTCAAGAAGCTCCCATTGAAGACGCCACCCCCTTAGAAAATGCCCCTGTTGAAGGAGATGAAGATGCTGCAGCCCGTTATCGGAGTAAGTTGTAAGACAAGaactatttaattttctaataaTACCAACTTCTAATCTTGATACATAATAGCAAATTGGGAAATTGTTGTAACAAATTTGGCTAATTTCTAAAGACAAAATCTCCAGCAAACAATCGAAAAATGATAGATctcaaaaactatttgaaaattcaactttcatcaagtttgtccaaaaaacggaaaaagatCCTCCCGAGCCATTACTGGTGCATTGGGgatcaaattgaaattttagttGTTGGGAAAGACAGTTtgtcttagaaataaaaatttataattcctAATTATTGGGTTTTTCTTTGAGAAGGGCTCTAGTCACAAGATTCTGTTTTCTTGTAAGGTCAGAGAATAAAGAATCTTTTGCCTAAAACTAACGGATAAAGATCTGTCTCAAATCGATAAGGATTTCTACAAATGGatctttattgtttataatcTCTAAGCTGCCTTTTCTTAGCACCTTAAAAGCTTTTCGGACTTTCCTCTTTCCCTGAATCAAATTTGATATGCTGACCTCTTTAAATAatgtttaaacaaaatttggctgttataatggttttattttattgtctCGTTTGGGATTGACTGAAATCTGTCAAGTTTTGCTAAGTTTGATTGATTTTTGTATTATATCAGACCCAAAGATAGCCCCTCTCCATGATTTATCTTCAGGTATAGTTGAAAACAGAGATTCTAAAATGTAACAAATGAGATGTGTTTCTCTATCAATAATGGAGTTGCTTCTGTTGTAGGCTATGGAGGCTATGGTGGCTATCGTCGTTCACATGGAGGCTACGGAGGCTATGGCAGGAAGAGGCGGAACGGtaacaaattttgataaaaattttagtttgttaattgtttaaagcccccccccccccacattcaATAATGTGAAAGGCTTGTCTTATTGTAGGAAAAAATAACAGatttgcaataataataataagttagCAGAATTAAACCCtttataaaaacacaaaaagctgAAACAGCTGGTGGTTCCTCGAACTAACCTTTccagaaactaaaaagaataaaactaaagaaatgaGTATTTCTTTTCAATCTATTTGCAATGATAGCTACTACCTTTGGTAAGAGAATCGGTTGATTTTCTTTCACTGTTTCATGAATATTTATTGTTCCTTCATTTCAAACAAGGTCCAACCTTGTTACACACGTAAACAATaatctctttacactaaaatttcaaagttatttgaagcttttaatttatattcaatGGTCATTATACTTCGTGTGCCCTTTATACAGGTTTCtgacaaattttagctttaagagTAAGTAACTGAGGATGGGGCAGTCCCCgttatataagaaattattccccGTAGTATTAAGCTCTAATATATATCCTTGCTTTCAATCATAAATTttgtgtgtaaacaatgggcaaattgtacACCTTAAAGCCCTTTTCCAAAGAGCATGTgattttcatagaattttcagAGGGTTATTTATATCAGACTTTTCAGAAATGCTGACATATCtggttatatttaaattttgaccaaatATCTTCTGGGAAAAATGGGATGTGGGAAGGGATTCACTTGCCCTCCACTTTTTTGGGTTATTTAAAGggaaattcaaaaacttaaaacaaattttaggaGAAAACCTTAAATTCCACTCGACtgaacacaaagaaaaaatggaaaaaacgcACATTCTTGATCTTTTTTCCggcaaaaaagataaaagaaacaacaaaatttctccttttttgttgatAAGAGCTTTAGAACTCTAtagtaggattttctgatattCTAAATTTTATAGTATGATATTCATAAgaacatttaaattttgtttatttccttttctttataaTCAAACTGATTGTTCAACGCTAATAGCTTCAGATGTGTAAAAATACACttgaggaattttgtatgtttggaattacaataaaaatattgtaactttttcacattttttttttagagttttagctACTATTTGGTTTTCTTGCTTCATAGTAATAGTTTTTCACAACGAACAATTTGACTTGGTAACTAAATAAGATATTGCTATACTGAAAACAATAAtgtcatatttattatttcaaaaaaggtaataagaggccaattttgaattcaaagacaaatcaattaacatttcaaatttaatttattggGGTCAAGCTATATTGTATAAGTTAGTCTTAGTATATTGAGAGACCGACAAGGAACCAAAATTGTAAATTACTTAAATCGCTACAAAGTATTTGCGTCTTTTGATAGCAATCAAATgtatttacatttatttcttTTGCTCGAATGCTAGTAAAACAGATAATTTTGGAATTTCTTCACTTTATTTGAATGGGCCTTATTCGTATTTTGTAAATGACAAAATTTAATGTCTTACTGAACTTGACTGATCCTTTGATTTTTAGCTGAATCTGAAGAAGCTTCCGTTGACCGTGCCATCCCCTTAGAAAATGTCCCTATTGAAGGAGATGAAGATGCTGCGGCCCGTTATCGAAGTAAGTTGTACACCAAGACTTATTTGTTTTGCAACAAGACTATCTCAAAACTTAAATCGAGTTTGCTCCAAACAAACGGATAAAGATCCTTTTTAAATCTATTAGATTTCTTCCAAGTGAATGTTGAACTGCTTCTAAGCTCCAAGGTGATTTTAATGAGCTCCTTGAAGTTGTCTCGAGCTTCAATGTTTCCCTGAATCAACTTTAATGTACTGATCTCTTTacatattaaatacaaaaaacaagttttttttaacggaaagtaaggagcgacattaaaacttaaaacgaacagaaattgcttcgtatatgaaaggggctgcttcctcatcaacaccccgccactttacgctaaagtgtgactctttctcttaactctactttttaaaacagtaaaaaacttaagtgtaaagatcggggagttgatgaggaagcagcccctttcatatacgaagcaatttctgttcgtttaaagttttaatgttgctccttactttccgttaaaaaaacttgttttttttaatttaatttctgaacgttttttaatcaatgcatattttgattttggctctccgcagatgaacaattaaaacaaaatttgcatatttattttttggctatttgtctttctcatagttttgatcgaattattttgagaaaaaaggactgggggaggaggcctagttgcccttcgattttttggttacttaaaaaggccactagaacttttaattttttacgaatgttcttattagtaaaagatatacgtaacttccaaattagcttacgtaacgaacttctgtattctcatgtttttattacgtacatgaaggggctcacctcctcgtcagtacctcgttctttacactaaagcttaaattttgtcccaatttcttaagaataacccctgaatcacaaaagccgtagaataaatagtatgaaattactaaaaatactttagcgcaaagaacgaggtattacgaggaggtgagcccatcatatgcgtaataatttctgttcgttttaagttttaatgcttctccttacttccagctaaaaaaactttttcatacttaatttttcattgttttttttttaataatgcttgaaaatcctgcgctcccttcatgaaacttttcttcccccatgacaaattcctcgatggtaagttcctccaacatatcccactcttctcaaccccttcccccaaccgaaaaatccccctgaaaacgtctgtacacttcctattaaccattactatatgtaagcactggtcaaagtttgtaacttgttgcccctcccacggggactgtgggggagtaagtcgtccccaaagacatagttataaggtttttcgactacgctgaataaaatagctatctcagaattttgatccgttgactttgggaaaataattagcgttggagggggcctaggtgccctccatttttttggtcccttaagggcactataacttttcatttccgttgaaatgagccctttcgcaacattctaggaccccttggtcgattcgatcacccctgaaaaaaaaaaccaaaaaaacaaaacaaaaacaaacaaaaaaataaacacgcatccgtgatctgccttctggcaaaaaatacaaaattccacatttttgtagataggagcttgaaacttctataataaggttatctgatacgctgaatctgatggtgtgattttcgttaagattctatgacttttaggggtttccccctattttccataataaggcaaattttctcaggctcgtaacttttgatgggtaagattaaacttagtGAAACTTATGTATCTAAATGAACATTGCAAtgcaattcctttgatgtagctattggtatcaaaatttcattttttagtttggttactattgagccgggtcgctccttactacagttcgttaccacgaactgtttgattgaaagttccagtgttttcttaaagtaaaaaataattggaATGCACGCTTATAATTTCAGAAAACAAACCCAATCCAAACATGGAGACAACTGTATTGTTAACGATGATTGAAAAGTACAGGAATTGTGTTTTGGGGGAAATCATCCCTCCCACCCAAATTCTTTAGgtcaaggactgtaagttaggaAGTTTGCCCANNNNNNNNNNNNNNNNNNGGCTAAATTACAATTTTACTTTGCACAAATAAGCAAACAATGTAATTAGTAATTGTGTCCAAAAGCAGAAAAAAGCAATAGAATGTTGtataaatattgtaataaaCTAAAAGGTCTCTGAAGTCTTTGTCATCAGTTTTAACTTCACTGTCGGAAAGGAGAGATCAGTAATGGCAAATCGAATACGGTAATACGGTAAATCGAACGGTAAGTCGAATTTTAAAGATCTGTAATTTATGTATCAATTTTATGGAGAAAAACACCTTGagatggcttaaaattctattaaaataacaggagttgtattttaaaaaactagaaCCATGAAAAATACTTTCAACTCAAAATtaaggcatatttttttttaattatggtaTATATACACATGGTGTTTTTTGgccttaaattgaaaaaaatgaattgaaaaaattgtttaaaaattggccttaaattacaaaaaaattgaagtgaaaaagtactgaaaaaaaatcgattttttgaaaaggaaatgCATTGGCTGCTTATTTGTACAAAGTAAAATTGTAATTTAGCCGTACTCACCCTCACCCCAGTCAAAAATTGGAACGATGGGTGAGCTTTTCCCTTTGCTTTTTACAAGATAAATCTCGCTTCCTTGAGATATTTTTACATCTGCTCTAAACTTTTCCTTTCCCTGTGAATTTGACATTACTCATTATCCCCGCTTTTATTACCTCTGAAGACGAAGGTTGTTTTATGATGTGACTGGGTGATTAATATTGACAGAACGAATGATTATATTACAGTATCTAATATAGAGGCTATTGCAATGGAATGGTGGCATTAACCTTAAACTGGAACAGTTTTATTAGCAATAATAAGAGTAATTATGCCCTAGAAATCTTTAGCGCGCATACCGATTTGAAAAAAGCTACAGGAAGCACGCTTAATTTATAggaattgataaaataaattcggttgaatcttattttgaattttaagagACGATAAACATTTAAATCATTCGATTAGTCAATGTTGGCCGAGTAAAACCCGGCGAATGTTCAATGATCATTACGTACATCTCTGTAATACAAGCTATCCAGTCTTGGGAATTTTAAAGGTTGCCAGACATAGAGACCTCCAGGAATTATTGGCCCAttgttctgttttatttttctagtgcCAATAGGGTGCTAAAACatcgtagagagctgtttaagatCACTTGAAAgccaatattttgatttacgTACTTTTAACAGTTTTGTCATGACCACTTTTgtaggggtgatcatattgacccaATGTTCCTAGAATGCCACAAGAGTGCTTaatctaactgaaattaaaagttcaagggCCCATTTTAAGTGAACATTaagatggagggcaactaggtcccctcccacgcttattttatcccaaagtcaccgggtcaAAATTATAAGATGGCtatgctattttgttcagccagctcgaaaaatctaataactatgtcctgcAGGACATCTTAATCCTCCAGAGTCCCCaagggaagggctgtaagttatgagatttgcccattgtttacacgtagtaatggttattgggaagcatacagacgttttagcagggatttttctggtggccTGTCCCATCTGGGGCTCGTCAGTATTAAGAGCCGCCTATCTAATGCAGGAACTAGAGTCAGTCAAAAATGGGTAACCAGGATCATCCTGAGTAATAGAAACATTTTCTGTCATGATGCCCTTGCAGCCCTTGAACTCCAAACGTTGGAACTCCTTTTGTGTGATCTTATCCTGAGGTTTGGCAAAATGCTGGTGTCTAACCCTGCTCACTTTGATATTTTACCCCTAGAAGCCCCAACAGTCAGCCGTACGAGACAGAAGCTAAAACGTGTGCCTGTGCGTGCTCGGACAAACCGCTACAATAACTCTTTGGTCCTTgttttacataattataaaatagtgcATAATAACATGTTATGTAGTTCAACATCAAATTCGCCACTTGAGCTGCTATTGCTGTTTAAATAAACccccctctttctctctctctctctcgccccctctctctctctttctctagcCTCAAAACAAAAACCGATCGTATGGAAATAGAAGACAGCTTAAGAATAAccgtaaaaatgtaaatatgtgCAGACGAGGGCCTGAAACCCCTTGTGTTGCGGGATTGCCATTATATAACTGTCTTTGGGCATAAATGATTTTTGCCAcacaaaaaatctttaatttatcATAAAAGTGCACAAATATCATATCGAAAATCAGAACTTCATCCTCTCCCCACCCCTCACTTTTTCGACGTTCGAGAAACATTGCACTTTTATggcaattaattttttcaaatactctTTAAAGATGGTGCCCTCCCCCCTCTCCCaccttaaaaaacttttttctctcACTTTTGAGGAAAAGGTTCATTTAATCTTGTATTTGTTGTTAGTACGCGtttcatttattgcatttgtaagaaaaatggGTCATTCTATTTTAGTGGcggtctttttttgtgtttttttccacttttttttatattaatattagtCCTCTTTTACAATATCACATGCTTAAAATAACAAAGCTGAGTCATTTATTGTAAGTAGAAAAAGATAAAGTTATAGCCAGATGTTGTAACTAACTTACTAACTGAGGtaatagtagtactagtagcagtagaagtagcagtaataataataaaagcagtagtagcagcattagtagcactagctgtagtattagtagcaatagtaatggtagtagtagtagtagcagcaatagtagtagtagtagtgatagtagtagtagtagcagtagtagtgatagtagtagtagtagtagtagttgtagtagcagtagtagtagaagtagcagtagtagcagtagcagcagtagtatctgttaagaaattgaaatcaagttctcttgatattgacggtatcagtgcttgtcatctaaaaataaattgcccgtctttgtttttccatttacagttgtttttccaaatgtgcctttgttgttccctcgttcctgacagctttttgtgtggaactgtcacttctgtacttaaacgaggtaagactcctttggattgttcttcttacaggcctatcacggttgcttgtaattttagtaaaatccttgaacacatcctacttcctttcataagtatgaatgctaattttggggagaatcagtttggttttcggtctggcatcgggtgccagcacgctcaccgtgctcttgctttccttcttaaagatgcttcggctaaagggtatggtcttcatatttgtgctcttgatctttctaaggcttttgatagtgttgtacatagtcaggctctttactctctttatagtcacgatattaacctttcagttatttttcttctaaagttttggtatagtaattcttatctttgaattaaaactaatggtgccctttcatcttctaatgttcttgttcgtcggggcgtacggcagggtggagtgttgtctcctagtattttcaaattttgtatctctggtattcttgagaatatttcttctatgtgttttgttggtttgagtgatatttcttaacttgtttatgctgatgacattcttctaattagccggtctaaactcagtttatcgcagatggttcataaagtttcttcttcttttactaaaatcggtctttcgcttaatgttgataaatgtgtgtatctttctttcaatgttccctcttctcctaggcctctaatttttcaaaatttttctatccctcatgtagattcgatccggtggttgggtattacacttacaaaaaatcttaaaactcttcgggagcgtgctgtctgggatgctagagtgaaaatccagattggttactctaaaattgtagccaatcgagggaaatacaatcgtattgcccttggtaagctttattctactttttccgatcattctgttctttacctttctgggctttaccctatatttaagaaaaaagacattaacgatattcgatcctcttatttccgtttctgtaaatttcttctctatcttcctctgtggtataagaatcgaaagataatcaataagttccatcttccgaacattactgagaagctgactgatctacacaaaaagctctcagaaacggcgtatcggcgtttgtcgcctcaccacggtctgatccgtttgtatgattaatgtctattgttgactctcgtttttttgttatttgtttttttatttgttatttgttttccgtttttcttcaagtttttactccactatttatctttttgatgtaagtgggttagaaataaatatttttatattatagtagtagtagcagcagtagtagtaatagaagtagtagccgtactagcagtagtagtagtagtggtggtagtattagtagtaggagtagtagttaCATCATCGTAGGTAGCACTCACAGCAGAACCGGATGTTTCAGTGGTAGTAGCAGTCgaagcagtagcagtagtagtacacCAAAAGTACCCACTTTTCtgaataacatatactatatgtaaacaatgggcaaacttcctaacttacagtccttgacCTAAAGAATTTGGGTGGGAGGGATGATTTCCCCCAAAACACAATTCCTGTTCTTTTCAATCATCGTTAACAATACAGTTGTCTCCATGTTTGGATTGGGTTTGTTTTCTGAAATTATAAGCGTGCATtccaattattttttactttaagaaaacactagaactttcaatcaaacagttcgtggtaacgaactgtagtaaggagcgacccggctcaatagtaaccaaactaaaaaatgaaattttgataccaatagctacatcaaaggaattgcaTTGCAATGCTcatttagatatataagtttcattaagtttaatcttacccatcaaaagttacgagccgtagaaaatttgccttattttggaaaataggaggaaacccctaaaagtcatagaatcttaacgaaaatcacaccatcagattcagcgtatcagataaccttattatagaagtttcaagctcctatctacaaaaatgtggaattttgtattttttgccagaaggcagatcacggatgcgtgtttatttttttgtttgtttttgttttctttttttttcaggggtgatcgaatcgaccaaggggtcctagaatgttgcgaaagggctcattccaactgaaatgaaaagttatagtgcacttaagggaccaaaaaaaaatggaggacacctaggccccctccaacgctaattattttcccaaagtcaacggatcaaaattctgagatagccattttattcagcgtagtcgaaaaaccttataactatgtctttggggacgacttactcccccacagcccccgtgggaggggctacaagtaatggttattaggaattgtacaggcgttttcagggggatttttcggttgggggaaggggttgagaagagtgggatatgttggaggaacttaccatcgaggaatttgtcatgggggaagaaaagtttcatgaagggagcgctggattttcaagcattatttaaaaaaaaacaatgaaaaattaagcatgaaaaagttttttttagctggaagtaaggagaagcattaaaacttaaaacgaacagaaattattacgcatatgatgggctcacctcctcgtaatacctcgttctttgcgctaaagtatgtttagtaatttcatactatttattctacggcttttgtgattcatgggtaattcttaagaaattgggacaaaatttaagctttagtgtaaagaacgaggtactgacgaggaggtgagccccgtcatgtacgtaataaaaacatgagaatacagaagttcgttacgtaagctaatttggaagttacgtatatcttttactaataagaacattcgtaaaaaattaaaagttctagtggcctaattaagtaaccaaaaaatcgaagggcaactaggcctcctcccccagtccttttttctcaaaataattcgatcaaaactatgagaaagacaaatagccaaaaaataaatatgcaaattttgttttaattgttcatctgcggagagccaaaatcaaaacatgcattgattaaaaaacgttcagaaattaaattaaaaaaacaagttttttaacggaaagtaaggagcaacattaaaacttaaaacgaacagaaattgtttcgtatatgaaaggggctacttcctcatcaactccccgatctttacgcttaagttttttactgttttaaaaagtagagttaagagaaagagtcacactttagcgtaaagtggcggggtgttgatgaggaagcagcccctttcatatacgaagcaatttctgtttgttttaagttttaatgtcgctccttactttccgttaaaaaaaacttgttattttgtatttaatatgtAAAGAGATCAGAACATTAAAGTTGATTCAGGGAAACATTGAAGCTCGAGACAACTTCAAGGAGCTCATTAAAATCACCTTGGAGCTTAGAAGCAGTTCAACATTCACTTGGAAGAAATCTAATAGATTTAAAAAGGATCTTTATCCGTTTGTTTTAAGCAAACTCGATTTAAGTTTTGAGATAGTCTTGTTGCAAAACAAATAAGTCTTGGTGTAAAACTTACTTCGATAACGGGCCGCAGCATCTTCATCTCCTTCAATAGGGACATTTTCTAAGGGGATGGCACGGTCAACGGAAGCTTCTTCAGATTCAGCTAAAAATCAAAGGATCAGTCAAGTTCAGTAAgacattaaattttttcatttacaaaatacGAATAAGGCCCATTCAAATAAAGTGAAGAAATTCCAAAATTATCTGTTTTACTAGCATTCGAGCAAaagaaataaatgtaaatacATTTGATTGCTATCAAAAGACGCAAATACTTTGTAGCGATTTAAGTAATTTACAATTTTGGTTCTTAGTCGGTCTATCAATATACTAAGACTAACTTATACAATATAGTTAGttatatttattgtatagttaTACTAACTAtgcaataaattaaatttgaaatgttaattgatttgtctttgaattcaaaattggcctcttattacctttcttgaaataataaaaatgacattATTGTTTTCAGCCTAGTAATATCTTATTTAGTTACCAAGTCAAATTGTTCGTTGTGAAAAACTATTACTATGAAGCAAGAAAACCAAATAGTagctaaaactctaaaaaaaaatgtgaaaaagttacaatatttttattttaattccaaacatacaaaattcctcaaGTGTATTTTTACACATCTGAAGCTATTAGCGGGGAACAATCAGTTTGATTATAAAGAAAAGGACATAAGCTCTCatcaacaaaaaaggagaaattttgttgtttcttttatcttttttgccGGAAAAAAGATCAAGAATGTgcgttttttccattttttctttgtgttcaGTCGAGTGGAATTTAAGGTTTTCtcctaaaatttgttttaagtttttgaatttccctttaaataaccaaaaaaagtGGAGGGCAAGTGAATCCCTTCCCACATCCCATTTTTCCTAGAAGACatttggtcaaaatttaaatataaccaGATATGTCAGCATTTCTGAAAAGTCTGATATAAATAACCCTCTGAAAATTCTGTGAAAATCACATGCTCTTTGGAAAAGGGCTTTAAGGTGtagaatttgcccattgtttacatacaaaATTTATGATTGAAAGCAAGGATATATATTAGAGCTTAATACTACggggaataatttcttatgtaAAGGGGACTGCCCCATCCTCAGTTACTTActcttaaagctaaaatttgtcaGAAACCTGTATAATGGACATATGAAGTATAAGGAccattatatataaattaaaagtttcaaataattttgaaattttagtgtaaagagatgATTGTCTACGTTTGTAGCAAGGTTGAACCTTGTTTGAAATGAAGCAACAATAAATATTCATGAAACAGTGAAAGAAAATCAACCGATTTTCTTACCAAAGGTAGTAGCTATCATTGCAAATAGATTGAAAAGAAATACTcatttctttagttttcttctgTTTAGTTTCTGGAAAGGTTAGTTCGAGGAACCACCAGCTGTTTcagctttttgtgtttttataaaGGGTTTAATTCTGctaacttattattattattgcaaatCTGTTATTTTTTCCTACAATAAGACAAGCCTTTCACATTATtgaatgtggggggggggggggctttaaacaattaacaaactaaaatttttatcaaaatttgttaCCGTTCCGCCTCTTCCTGCCAAAGCCTCCGTAGCCTCCATGTGAACGACGATAGCCACCATAGCCTCCATAGCCTACAACAGAAGCAACTCCATTATTGATAGAGAAACACATCTCATTTGTTGCATTTTAGAATCTCTGTTTTCAACTATACCTGAAGATAAATCATGGAGAGGGGCTATCTTTGGGTCTGATATAATACAAAAATCAATCAAACTTAGCAAAACTTAACAGATTTCAGTCAATCCCAAACGagacaataaaataaaaccattataacagccaaattttgtttaaacatTATTTAAAGAGGTCAGCATATCAAATTTGATTCAGGGAAAGAGGAAAGTCCGAAAAGCTTTTAAGGTGCTAAGAAAAGGCAGCTTAGAgattataaacaataaagatCCATTTGTAGGAATCCTAATCGATTTGAGACAGA
Proteins encoded:
- the LOC136042525 gene encoding uncharacterized protein LOC136042525 isoform X1 codes for the protein MLLYFLVLYCAFLCLCSGVKLNNAKAQEAPIEDAIPLENAPVEGDEDAAARYRSYGGYGGYRRSHGGYGGFGRKRRNAESEEASVDRAIPLENVPIEGDEDAAARYRSKFYTKTYLFCNKTISKLKSSLLKTNG
- the LOC136042525 gene encoding uncharacterized protein LOC136042525 isoform X2 is translated as MLLYFLVLYCAFLCLCSGVKLNNAKAQEAPIEDAIPLENAPVEGDEDAAARYRTESEEASVDRAIPLENVPIEGDEDAAARYRSKFYTKTYLFCNKTISKLKSSLLKTNG